The sequence below is a genomic window from Gemmatimonadaceae bacterium.
GAGCACCTCAGATGTGCTACGCCGCGACCAGCCGGGGGAAGGCCTTTCTCATTTCAACTTGGATGTGATCAGTTCACCCCATCACCCAAAACCCAACGCATCTACGCCCGCGGATGCGCCTGCCGGTACACCTTCTTGAGGCGCTCGACGCTCGTGTGGGTGTAGATCTGCGTCGTGCTGATCGAGGCATGCCCCAGGAGCTCCTGCACCGCGCGCAGATCGGCGCCGGCGTCCACCAGATGGGTGGCGAAGGTGTGGCGCAGCGAGTGAGTCGTGAGGTCGGCCCCTTCGCTCACGGCGCTCATGAGCCCGACCATGGCGTGCTGAATGGCGCGTGGGCTGATGCGCGCGCCGCGCTCGCTCAGGAACACCGCGCCGCGCGCCACGCGGCCGGCCTTCACGCCGCCAAGCTTGGCGAGCAGCGCATCGCGCTTGCTCAGGTAGTTCCGCAGGGCGCGCTGCGCATGATCGCCGAGCGGCACGATGCGTTCCTTGCGCCCCTTGCCGCGCACTTTGACCTGCTGCGACACCAGATCCAGGTCGCCCAGGTCGATGCCACGCATCTCCGACAGGCGGAGACCGCTCGAGTAGAACAGCTCGAGCATCGCGAGGTTGCGCACGTCGCTGAACTCGAGGCTCTGGGCGCGCGTCTCGGCGTGCTGAATGAGCGTCTCGGCTTGCGTGCGATCGAGATAGGCCGGCAGCGTGCGCGGGAGCCGCGGTGAGCCCACCGCGCGCGCGGGGTTCACCTCGACGCGTTCATCGCGATGCATCCAGCGATAGAAGCTCCGCACCGCCGAGAGCTGGCGCGCAATGGAGCGCTTGGCGAGACCGCGGCGCGTGAGATGCGCCATGTAGCCGCGGATGCTCGTGCGGGTGAGTTCGTTCCAGTCCCACCCCGCGACGCCATACGTCTGCGCGAGCCAGACGGCAAACTCCTTGAGGTCGCGGCGATACGCCTGCACCGTGTTGGGCGAGAGGTCGCGCTCCTTTTCGAGATGCGTCAGAAACTCCGCAATCTCGGTCGGCAGCGGGCGCTCCGCCTCGTCGCTCACCGCCTCGTCGCTCACGGCTCGGCGCTCACGGCTCGGCGCTCACGCGTCAGCCCACCGCCACCGCATCAAGCGCATGCTCGGCGCGCCACGCGGCTAGCGCCGCCAAGGCGCGCTCGGCGAACAGCTCCCGCTTGCGCGTCTTGTCCTTGAGCACCCGCGGTTCCACGCCCTCGAGCTCGTCGAGCAACCCGAAGTTGGCGTTCATCGGCTGGAAGTGCTTCGGGTCGGCCTCGCGCAGATATCGGTAAAGCGCGCCGAGCATCGTGGCCGGCGGCGGCACCACCGGGTCCTCGCCGCGCAGCATGCGCGAGAGGTTGATGCCGGCCAGCAGCCCAGTCGCGCTGCTTTCGGTGTACCCCTCCACGCCGGTGATCTGCCCCGCGAAGAGCGTGGTGCGCGCATCGCGCAGCGACAGATGCGGCGACAGCGCCGCCGGTGCGTTCACGTACGAATTGCGATGAATGGACCCGAAGCGCAGGAACTCCGCCTCGGCCAGCCCCGGAATCATGCGGAACACGCGCGCCTGCTCGGGAATGCGGAGGCGCGTCTGAAAGCCGACCAGGTTCCACATGCGCCCGCCGCGATCTTCCATGCGCAGCTGGGCCACCGCCCACGGCTTCCGGTCGCTGCGCGGATCACGCAGGCCAATGGGCTTCATGGGGCCAAAGCGCAACGACTCGCGCCCGCGCCGCGCCATCTCCTCGACGGGCATGCACCCTTCGAAGTACGGCACGCTGTCGAACTCGTGCGCCGTGAACTGGTCGGCGGTGGTGAGCGCGTCGATGAACGCCTCGTACTCGTCCTTCGTGAACGGGCAGTTGAGGAACGCGCCTTCCTCCCCCGCCCCGTCCATCGTCTCCTTGCCCCAGCGCGACGCGCGGAAGGCGATCGCCTGATCGATGGACTCGACACTCACCACGGGCGCGATCGCATCGTAGAACGCCAGCGATTCCACACCCAAGCGCGCCCGAATGGCCTCGGCCAGCGCATCGCTGGTCAGCGGACCGGTCGCAATGATACCGACCTCGGGGACCGTCGTGACCTCGTCGCGCGAGACCGTGATGCGCGGGTGCGCATGGATCCGATCATGCACCGCCTGCGAAAAGATCTCGCGATCCACGGTGAGCGCACTACCGCCCGGTACCCGCGCCTCATCGGCACAGGTCAGAATGAGCGACCCCAACGCCCGCATCTCGGCTTTCAGCAACCCGTGGGCGTTCGAGGTCTCGGTGCTCTTGAACGTGTTCGAGCAGACGAGCTCACCCAGTCGCTCAGTGCGATGGGCCGCCGTGGTCCGCACGGGACGCATCTCGTGGATGACCACGTCGTGGCCGCGCTCCGCGAGCTGCCAGGCGGCCTCGCTCCCGGCGAGACCGCCCCCAACCACATGAATCGGTGTCACCGAGGTCACGCGACCTCGGCCACGTCCTCGGCGTCTTCCGGCGTCGGCACGTCCCACTCGTTGCCGCACTTGATGCACTTCCGGAAGTTGCCGCGCGTCTTGTTCGACTTCGCCTCAGCGCCGATATAGCCACAATCCGGGCAGGTGTCGGCGACCGGCTTGTCCCATACCACGAAGTCGCAGTTCGGGTAATTCTCGCAGCCGTAGAACGCCTTGCCCCGCTTCTTCGAACGACGCTCGGCAATCTCGCCGCTGTCCTTGGGGCACTTCACACCGGTGGGCATGGAGCGCGTCCCGCGACACTTCGGGAACTTGCTGCACCCCAGGAAGTCCCCCGACCGACCGTGACGCACCACCATGGGCGCACCACACTCCTGACACATGTAGTTGGTCAGCTCGGCGGGCTTCTTCTCCCCCTTGATGGGGCGCGTGTACTTACAGACCTTCGGGTGATTCTCGCAGGCCACGAACGGCCCGAAGAACCCGCCCTTGGCGACCAGCTTGCCGCCGCACTCCGGGCACTTTTCGGTGGCCAGCGCCGACAGATCGTAGGCCTCACCGATGAGGGCATCGAGATCGTTGTCGTTGAGCGTGCGCTGGAAGGGCGTCCAGAAGTCGCCCAGCGCGCGCACCCAGTCGATCTCGCCGTCGGCAATCTTGTCGAGCTCCTCTTCCATCTGCGCCGTGAAGCCGACGTTGAACACGTCGGGGAACTTCTTCACCATCACCTTCTCGACGGTCTCGCCAAGCGGGGTGGGGAAAAAGCGCCGCTGCTCCTTGGAGACGTAGCGCCGCTCCTCGAGCACGGAAATGATGCTCGAGTACGTGGACGGACGTCCGATCCCCAGCCGCTCGAGCTCCTTCACCAACGACGCTTCCGAGAAGCGCGGCGGCGGCTCGGTGAAGTGCTGGTTGGGCGTGATCGCCTTGACCGGCACTTTCTCGTCGACCTCGAGCATCGGCAGCGCCTGCTCGTCTTCCAACGCCTTTGAGTCGCCCTCTTCGCGCGCCTCGCGGTACAGCGCCAGGAAGCCCTGGAACTTCACCACCGAGCCCGTGGCGCGGAACAGATACTGGCGCTCACCCGCCGCCATGTCGAAGTCCACCGTGG
It includes:
- the xerC gene encoding tyrosine recombinase XerC, whose product is MSDEAVSDEAERPLPTEIAEFLTHLEKERDLSPNTVQAYRRDLKEFAVWLAQTYGVAGWDWNELTRTSIRGYMAHLTRRGLAKRSIARQLSAVRSFYRWMHRDERVEVNPARAVGSPRLPRTLPAYLDRTQAETLIQHAETRAQSLEFSDVRNLAMLELFYSSGLRLSEMRGIDLGDLDLVSQQVKVRGKGRKERIVPLGDHAQRALRNYLSKRDALLAKLGGVKAGRVARGAVFLSERGARISPRAIQHAMVGLMSAVSEGADLTTHSLRHTFATHLVDAGADLRAVQELLGHASISTTQIYTHTSVERLKKVYRQAHPRA
- the trmFO gene encoding methylenetetrahydrofolate--tRNA-(uracil(54)-C(5))-methyltransferase (FADH(2)-oxidizing) TrmFO; this encodes MTSVTPIHVVGGGLAGSEAAWQLAERGHDVVIHEMRPVRTTAAHRTERLGELVCSNTFKSTETSNAHGLLKAEMRALGSLILTCADEARVPGGSALTVDREIFSQAVHDRIHAHPRITVSRDEVTTVPEVGIIATGPLTSDALAEAIRARLGVESLAFYDAIAPVVSVESIDQAIAFRASRWGKETMDGAGEEGAFLNCPFTKDEYEAFIDALTTADQFTAHEFDSVPYFEGCMPVEEMARRGRESLRFGPMKPIGLRDPRSDRKPWAVAQLRMEDRGGRMWNLVGFQTRLRIPEQARVFRMIPGLAEAEFLRFGSIHRNSYVNAPAALSPHLSLRDARTTLFAGQITGVEGYTESSATGLLAGINLSRMLRGEDPVVPPPATMLGALYRYLREADPKHFQPMNANFGLLDELEGVEPRVLKDKTRKRELFAERALAALAAWRAEHALDAVAVG